A genomic stretch from Enterobacter oligotrophicus includes:
- the rlmD gene encoding 23S rRNA (uracil(1939)-C(5))-methyltransferase RlmD → MAQFYSAKRRVTTRQIITVEATDLDPFGQGVARHNGKTVFISGLLPTERAEITLTEDKRQYARGLVKRRLNDSPERVIPRCPHFGVCGGCQQQHASVVLQHKSKSNALARLIKHDVNEIIADQPWGYRRRARLSLSYQPKTERLEMGFRKAGSSDIVDINQCPILVPRLEALLPDVRNCLALLEGVRHLGHVELVLANNGPLMVLRHTAPLSKKDREKLERFSHSHELALFLAPQSEILDQVTGEAPWYASNGLRLTFSPRDFIQVNDGVNQQMIAHALAWLDVQPTDRVLDLFCGMGNFTLPLAQKAASVVGVEGVEALVAKGQENAQQNGLQNVTFFHQNLEDDVTRQPWAKQGFDKILLDPARAGAPGVMQHIIKLAPKRVVYVSCNPATLARDSEALTGAGYQIQRLAMLDMFPHTGHLESMVLFEHI, encoded by the coding sequence ATGGCGCAATTCTACTCTGCAAAGCGACGTGTGACGACGCGTCAGATCATAACTGTTGAAGCCACAGACCTCGATCCCTTTGGTCAGGGGGTGGCGCGTCACAATGGTAAGACAGTGTTTATATCAGGTTTGCTGCCAACAGAACGAGCAGAAATTACCCTCACGGAAGATAAACGCCAGTACGCGCGCGGTCTGGTGAAACGTCGTCTTAATGATAGCCCTGAACGTGTGATACCTCGCTGCCCGCATTTTGGCGTTTGCGGAGGCTGTCAGCAACAGCATGCCAGCGTAGTTTTACAGCATAAAAGCAAAAGTAACGCACTGGCGCGCCTGATCAAACATGACGTGAACGAGATTATTGCGGATCAGCCCTGGGGTTATCGCCGTCGTGCTCGCCTGAGCCTCAGCTACCAGCCAAAAACCGAACGGCTGGAGATGGGATTTCGCAAGGCTGGCTCCAGCGATATCGTTGATATCAATCAGTGCCCCATTTTGGTGCCCCGTCTGGAGGCATTGCTCCCGGACGTGCGCAACTGCCTTGCGTTGCTGGAAGGCGTTCGCCACCTGGGCCATGTCGAACTGGTTCTTGCCAATAACGGCCCGTTGATGGTGCTGCGCCACACCGCGCCACTGTCGAAAAAAGATCGCGAAAAACTGGAACGCTTTTCGCATTCTCACGAGCTTGCGCTTTTCCTCGCGCCACAAAGCGAGATACTTGATCAGGTTACAGGTGAGGCCCCCTGGTATGCGTCAAACGGGCTACGCTTAACGTTCAGCCCGCGGGATTTCATCCAGGTGAATGACGGCGTTAACCAGCAGATGATTGCTCACGCGCTGGCGTGGCTGGATGTACAGCCAACGGACCGGGTGCTCGATCTGTTCTGCGGTATGGGCAATTTCACACTGCCTCTGGCTCAGAAAGCTGCGAGCGTGGTGGGTGTGGAGGGTGTCGAGGCGCTGGTGGCGAAAGGGCAGGAAAATGCTCAACAGAACGGGTTGCAAAATGTGACATTCTTTCATCAAAATCTTGAGGATGATGTCACCAGACAACCCTGGGCAAAACAGGGTTTCGACAAAATCCTGCTCGACCCGGCGCGTGCAGGCGCGCCGGGGGTGATGCAACATATAATTAAACTCGCGCCGAAGCGCGTGGTCTATGTCTCCTGTAACCCGGCGACGCTCGCCAGGGATAGTGAGGCACTAACGGGTGCGGGTTACCAGATTCAGCGTCTGGCAATGCTGGACATGTTCCCGCACACTGGACATCTGGAATCAATGGTGTTGTTTGAGCACATCTAA
- the mazG gene encoding nucleoside triphosphate pyrophosphohydrolase, with the protein MTQIDRLLGIMKRLRDPENGCPWDKEQTFATIAPYTLEETYEVLDAISREDFDDLRGELGDLLFQVVFYAQMAQEEGRFNFDDICAAISDKLERRHPHIFGDATAGNSAEVLARWEQIKSAERAEKSQHSALDDIPLSLPALMRAHKIQKRCSAVGFDWHSLGPVLDKVHEEIDEVMHEAQQAVVDEAKLEEEMGDLLFATVNLSRHLGVKAETALQKANIKFERRFREVERIVASRGLEMTGIDLAAMEDVWQEVKRQESDL; encoded by the coding sequence ATGACTCAAATCGACCGCTTGCTCGGCATCATGAAACGCCTGCGTGACCCGGAAAACGGCTGCCCGTGGGACAAAGAGCAGACTTTCGCCACCATCGCCCCGTACACCCTTGAAGAGACCTACGAAGTGCTGGACGCCATTTCACGCGAAGATTTTGACGACCTGCGCGGCGAGCTGGGCGACCTGCTGTTCCAGGTGGTGTTCTATGCACAAATGGCACAGGAAGAGGGGCGTTTTAACTTTGACGATATCTGCGCCGCGATCAGCGACAAACTGGAGCGCCGCCATCCGCATATCTTTGGCGACGCCACCGCAGGAAACAGCGCGGAAGTGCTGGCTCGCTGGGAGCAAATCAAAAGCGCCGAGCGCGCCGAAAAATCCCAGCATTCCGCACTGGATGATATCCCGCTGAGCCTGCCTGCGCTGATGCGCGCGCATAAAATTCAGAAACGCTGCTCCGCTGTCGGCTTTGACTGGCACTCCCTGGGCCCGGTGCTGGATAAAGTACACGAAGAGATCGACGAAGTGATGCATGAAGCGCAACAGGCCGTGGTGGATGAAGCGAAGCTGGAAGAGGAGATGGGCGACCTGCTGTTCGCGACCGTTAACCTTTCGCGCCATTTGGGTGTAAAAGCGGAAACCGCGCTACAAAAAGCCAACATTAAATTTGAGCGACGCTTCCGTGAAGTCGAGCGGATTGTAGCCTCGCGTGGCCTGGAAATGACCGGGATTGACCTCGCTGCGATGGAAGATGTCTGGCAGGAAGTAAAACGCCAGGAATCTGATCTCTAA
- a CDS encoding enolase C-terminal domain-like protein, with protein MTTQSSPVVTEMKVIPVAGQDSMLLNIGGAHNAWFTRNIVVLTDSAGNTGVGEAPGGEVIYQTLVDAIPQVTGQEVARLNKVVQRVHKGNQSADFDTFGKGAWTFELRVNAVAALEAALLDLLGKTLNVPVCELLGPGKQRDAVTVLGYLFYVGDRNKTDLPYLERSPGSHDWYHLRHQEALSSDTVVRLAEAAQDRYGFKDFKLKGGVLPGEQEIESARALKKRFPDARITVDPNGAWLLDEAIALCKGMGDVLTYAEDPCGAEQGFSGREVMAEFRRATGLPVATNMIATNWREMGHAVMLNSVDIPLADPHFWTLSGAVRVAQLCDDWGLTWGCHSNNHFDISLAMFTHVGAAAPGNPTAIDTHWIWQEGEARLTKNPLEIKNGKIAVPDAPGLGVELDWDQIHKAHEAYKKLPGGARNDAGPMQYLIPGWTFDRKRPVFGRH; from the coding sequence ATGACTACACAATCAAGCCCTGTCGTAACGGAGATGAAGGTTATCCCGGTGGCGGGGCAGGACAGCATGCTGCTCAATATTGGCGGCGCTCATAATGCCTGGTTTACCCGTAATATCGTGGTGCTCACTGACAGCGCCGGTAATACTGGCGTGGGAGAAGCCCCCGGCGGAGAGGTTATCTACCAGACGCTGGTAGACGCCATTCCGCAAGTCACAGGCCAGGAGGTCGCCCGGCTGAACAAAGTGGTTCAGCGGGTGCACAAAGGCAACCAGTCGGCTGATTTCGACACGTTCGGCAAAGGAGCATGGACCTTTGAGCTGCGCGTCAACGCGGTCGCCGCGCTGGAAGCGGCATTGCTCGATTTGCTCGGCAAAACGCTGAATGTACCGGTTTGTGAACTGCTCGGGCCGGGCAAGCAGCGCGATGCCGTCACGGTACTCGGCTATCTGTTTTATGTTGGCGATCGCAACAAAACTGACCTGCCTTATCTTGAACGTTCGCCTGGCAGCCACGATTGGTATCACCTGCGTCATCAGGAAGCGCTTTCCAGCGACACGGTGGTTCGCCTGGCTGAGGCGGCCCAGGACCGCTACGGCTTTAAAGATTTCAAACTGAAAGGGGGCGTGTTGCCGGGTGAGCAAGAAATTGAAAGTGCGCGAGCGCTGAAAAAACGTTTCCCGGATGCGCGTATTACTGTCGATCCGAACGGTGCATGGCTGCTGGATGAAGCTATCGCCCTGTGTAAAGGCATGGGCGATGTGCTGACCTACGCGGAAGATCCGTGCGGGGCTGAGCAAGGTTTCTCTGGCCGCGAGGTGATGGCGGAGTTCCGCCGGGCGACTGGCCTGCCGGTCGCAACCAACATGATTGCCACCAACTGGCGGGAAATGGGCCATGCGGTGATGCTTAACTCAGTGGATATTCCGCTGGCCGACCCGCATTTCTGGACGCTCTCTGGCGCGGTGCGCGTTGCCCAACTCTGTGACGACTGGGGCCTTACCTGGGGCTGCCACTCCAATAACCATTTTGATATTTCACTGGCGATGTTTACCCACGTTGGTGCGGCGGCACCGGGTAACCCGACAGCTATAGATACCCACTGGATTTGGCAGGAAGGCGAAGCCCGCCTGACGAAAAATCCGCTGGAAATTAAAAACGGCAAAATTGCCGTGCCGGATGCGCCGGGGCTGGGCGTGGAGCTTGACTGGGATCAGATCCACAAAGCGCATGAGGCGTATAAAAAACTGCCGGGCGGCGCACGTAACGACGCAGGCCCCATGCAGTACCTTATCCCCGGCTGGACATTTGACCGTAAGCGCCCTGTTTTTGGACGTCACTGA
- the barA gene encoding two-component sensor histidine kinase BarA, with the protein MTNYSLRARMMILILAPTVLIGLLLSIFFVVHRYNDLQRQLEDAGASIIEPLAVSSEYGMNLQNRESIGQLISVLHRRHSEIVRAISVYDEHNRLFVTSNFHLDPAELKIPDGTPFPRHLSVLRRGDIMILRTPIISESYSPDESAMSDAKSGNNMLGYVALELDLKSVRLQQYKEIFISGMMMLFCIGIALIFGWRLMRDVTGPIRNMVNTVDRIRRGQLDSRVEGFMLGELDMLKNGINSMAMSLAAYHEEMQHNVDQATSDLRETLEQMEIQNVELDLAKKRAQEAARIKSEFLANMSHELRTPLNGVIGFTRLTLKSELNPTQRDHLHTIERSANNLLAIINDVLDFSKLEAGKLILESIPFPLRSTLDEVVTLLAHSSHDKGLELTLNIKNDVPDNVIGDPLRLQQVITNLVGNAIKFTESGNIDILVEKRALSNNKVQIEVQIRDTGIGIPERDQSRLFQAFRQADASISRRHGGTGLGLVITQKLVKEMGGDISFHSQPNRGSTFWFHINLDLNPNVMTDGPVTNCLKGMRLAYVEPNAAAAQCTLDILSTTPLEVIYSPTFSALTVDHYDILLMGIPVTFTGELTMQQERLAKAASMTDYLLLALPCHAQINAEELKNDGAAACLLKPLTATRLLPALTEYCRLTHQVLPLVSDEHKLPMTVMAVDDNPANLKLIGVLLEDQVQHVELCTCGAEAVERAKQMQFDLILMDIQMPGMDGIRACELIRQLPHQQQTPVIAVTAHAMAGQKEKLLSAGMNDYLAKPIDEEKLHSLLLRYKPGQLGGTYTVVSADPVEISVNQNATFDWQLALRQAAGKPDLAREMLQMLVAFLPEIRNKVEEQLVGESPDELLDAIHKLHGSCGYSGVPRLKNLCQLLEQQLRAGTPESELEPEFLELLDEMDNVTREAMKVLGS; encoded by the coding sequence ATGACCAACTACAGCCTGCGTGCGCGCATGATGATTTTGATCCTCGCCCCCACCGTACTTATCGGTTTGTTGTTGAGTATCTTCTTTGTGGTGCATCGCTATAACGATTTGCAGAGGCAACTGGAAGATGCCGGCGCGAGCATTATTGAGCCGCTCGCCGTCTCCAGTGAGTACGGTATGAACCTGCAAAACCGCGAATCCATTGGTCAGTTAATTAGCGTGCTGCACCGCCGTCATTCGGAGATCGTGCGCGCGATTTCCGTTTACGACGAGCATAACCGTCTGTTCGTCACCTCAAATTTTCACCTCGATCCTGCTGAACTGAAAATCCCGGACGGCACGCCGTTTCCGCGTCATCTCAGCGTGCTGCGGCGTGGCGATATCATGATCCTGCGAACCCCCATCATTTCGGAAAGTTATTCACCTGATGAATCGGCTATGTCGGATGCCAAGTCCGGCAATAATATGTTGGGATATGTGGCGCTGGAGCTGGATCTCAAGTCGGTGAGGCTGCAGCAGTACAAAGAAATTTTCATCTCCGGCATGATGATGCTGTTCTGCATTGGCATCGCGCTTATTTTCGGCTGGCGACTGATGCGCGACGTCACGGGGCCTATCCGTAATATGGTCAACACCGTTGACCGTATCCGCCGCGGCCAGCTCGACAGCCGCGTGGAAGGGTTTATGTTGGGCGAGCTGGATATGTTGAAAAACGGCATCAACTCGATGGCGATGTCGCTGGCGGCCTATCATGAAGAGATGCAGCACAACGTCGACCAGGCAACGTCCGATCTGCGCGAAACGCTGGAACAGATGGAGATCCAGAACGTCGAGCTGGATCTGGCGAAAAAACGCGCCCAGGAAGCGGCACGTATTAAGTCCGAATTCCTTGCCAATATGTCACACGAGCTGCGAACACCGCTGAACGGCGTGATCGGTTTTACCCGTCTGACGCTGAAAAGCGAGCTGAACCCAACCCAGCGCGATCACCTGCACACCATCGAACGGTCGGCTAACAACCTGCTGGCGATCATTAACGACGTGCTGGACTTCTCCAAGCTGGAAGCAGGCAAACTGATTCTGGAAAGCATTCCCTTCCCGCTGCGCAGTACGCTGGATGAAGTGGTCACGCTTCTCGCGCACTCCTCGCATGATAAAGGGCTGGAGCTGACGCTCAATATCAAGAACGACGTACCGGATAATGTTATTGGCGATCCGCTGCGTTTGCAGCAGGTCATCACCAACCTGGTGGGTAACGCCATCAAGTTCACCGAGAGCGGCAATATCGATATTCTGGTCGAGAAACGGGCGCTCAGTAACAATAAAGTGCAGATTGAGGTTCAGATCCGCGATACCGGCATTGGTATTCCTGAGCGCGACCAGTCGCGCCTGTTCCAGGCGTTCCGTCAGGCGGATGCCAGTATCTCCCGCCGCCACGGAGGTACAGGCCTGGGGCTGGTGATCACCCAAAAACTGGTGAAAGAGATGGGGGGAGATATCTCCTTCCACAGCCAGCCAAACCGTGGTTCAACCTTCTGGTTCCATATCAACCTCGATCTCAATCCAAACGTGATGACGGACGGGCCAGTCACTAACTGCCTGAAAGGGATGCGTCTGGCCTACGTTGAACCGAATGCAGCTGCGGCTCAGTGTACGCTGGATATCTTAAGCACCACACCGCTTGAGGTTATCTACAGCCCAACCTTCTCCGCGCTGACCGTCGACCATTACGATATTCTGCTGATGGGTATTCCGGTCACCTTTACCGGTGAACTGACCATGCAGCAGGAACGGCTGGCGAAAGCGGCCTCAATGACCGATTACCTGCTGCTGGCGCTGCCGTGTCATGCCCAGATTAACGCGGAAGAGCTGAAAAACGACGGCGCTGCAGCCTGTCTGCTAAAACCACTTACCGCGACAAGGTTGCTTCCTGCGCTGACAGAATACTGCCGTCTGACGCACCAGGTCCTGCCGCTGGTCAGCGATGAACATAAGCTGCCCATGACCGTGATGGCGGTGGATGATAACCCGGCAAACCTGAAGCTGATCGGCGTACTGCTTGAAGATCAGGTTCAGCACGTTGAGTTGTGCACCTGCGGCGCTGAGGCGGTTGAACGAGCCAAACAGATGCAGTTCGATCTGATATTGATGGATATTCAGATGCCAGGCATGGACGGTATCCGCGCCTGCGAGTTGATTCGCCAGCTTCCGCACCAGCAGCAAACGCCGGTCATTGCGGTGACCGCGCACGCGATGGCAGGCCAAAAAGAGAAGCTGCTGAGCGCCGGGATGAATGATTATCTGGCAAAGCCCATCGACGAAGAGAAACTGCATAGCCTGCTACTGCGCTATAAGCCCGGACAACTCGGTGGGACGTATACCGTCGTTTCAGCAGACCCCGTAGAAATAAGTGTTAATCAGAACGCCACATTCGACTGGCAGCTGGCGCTACGCCAGGCGGCAGGTAAACCTGATCTCGCGCGCGAAATGCTTCAGATGCTGGTCGCGTTTTTGCCGGAAATCCGCAATAAAGTTGAAGAGCAGCTGGTCGGGGAAAGCCCGGACGAACTACTTGATGCTATCCACAAGCTACATGGCAGTTGTGGCTACAGCGGCGTGCCAAGGCTGAAAAATCTTTGCCAATTGCTGGAGCAGCAACTGCGTGCAGGCACACCGGAATCTGAGCTTGAACCCGAGTTTCTGGAGTTGCTGGATGAGATGGATAATGTGACGCGGGAAGCGATGAAGGTGCTGGGGAGTTAA
- a CDS encoding glycerate kinase: MKIVIAPDSYKESLSALEVATAIERGFREIFPSAHYVKLPVADGGEGTVEAMVAATQGRIVHVPVTGPLGERVEGFFGISGDEQSAFIEMAAASGLELVVPSQRNPLKTTSWGTGELIRHALDAGVKHIIIGIGGSATNDGGAGMVQALGAKLLDANAQPIGQGGSELARLAHIDLSGLDTRLAGCRIEVACDVTNPLTGEEGASAVFGPQKGATPEMIATLDNALAHYAHVIARDLDTHVLDLAGGGAAGGMGAALYAFCGAQLRQGIEIVTDALHLDEQVADADLVITGEGRIDSQTIHGKVPVGVAKVAKRYNKPVIGIAGSLTADVGVVHNHGIDAVFSVIYTICSLEEALENAQQNVQMAARNIAAVLKVGQMIQP, translated from the coding sequence ATGAAAATAGTTATCGCACCGGACTCATATAAGGAAAGTTTGAGTGCACTTGAGGTCGCGACGGCGATAGAGCGCGGTTTTCGCGAAATCTTCCCCTCGGCTCACTACGTGAAATTGCCGGTTGCTGATGGGGGGGAAGGAACCGTGGAAGCCATGGTTGCCGCCACTCAGGGGCGAATCGTCCATGTCCCGGTCACCGGTCCATTAGGTGAGCGTGTGGAAGGATTCTTTGGAATATCCGGTGACGAGCAGAGCGCATTCATCGAGATGGCCGCCGCCAGTGGCCTTGAGCTGGTTGTGCCTTCTCAGCGTAATCCGCTGAAAACCACCTCGTGGGGAACCGGTGAGCTCATCCGTCATGCGCTGGATGCGGGTGTTAAGCATATTATTATTGGTATCGGCGGCAGCGCCACCAACGATGGTGGTGCTGGCATGGTGCAGGCGCTGGGGGCAAAACTGCTGGATGCGAACGCACAGCCAATCGGTCAGGGCGGCAGTGAGCTGGCAAGGCTGGCACATATCGATCTGAGCGGGCTGGATACGCGCCTGGCCGGTTGCCGGATCGAGGTCGCCTGCGATGTCACAAATCCGCTTACCGGAGAAGAGGGGGCATCTGCGGTGTTCGGGCCTCAGAAAGGGGCCACGCCAGAGATGATCGCCACTCTGGATAACGCGCTGGCACATTACGCCCACGTGATCGCTCGGGATCTGGATACCCATGTTTTAGATCTTGCCGGTGGCGGCGCAGCTGGCGGAATGGGGGCGGCACTGTATGCATTTTGCGGTGCCCAGCTACGGCAGGGCATTGAAATTGTCACTGATGCCCTGCATCTGGATGAACAGGTTGCCGATGCTGATTTGGTCATTACCGGAGAGGGGCGCATCGACAGCCAGACGATCCACGGCAAAGTGCCCGTTGGCGTGGCGAAGGTGGCTAAACGCTATAACAAACCGGTTATCGGCATTGCAGGCAGCCTGACAGCGGATGTGGGTGTCGTGCACAATCACGGTATTGATGCCGTGTTTAGCGTGATCTATACCATCTGCTCACTGGAAGAGGCGCTCGAAAATGCGCAGCAAAATGTCCAGATGGCGGCAAGGAATATTGCGGCGGTGTTGAAAGTGGGGCAGATGATTCAGCCGTAA
- the relA gene encoding GTP diphosphokinase, whose translation MVAVRSAHLNKAGEFDPQKWIASLGISSQQSCERLTETWAYCLRTTQGHPDADLLLWRGVEMVEILSMLNMDIETLQAALLFPLADADVVSEDVLRESVGKPVVALIHGVRDMAAIRQLKAAQTDSVSSEQVDNVRRMLLAMVDDFRCVVIKLAERIAHLREVKDAPEDERVLAAKECTNIYAPLANRLGIGQLKWELEDYCFRYLHPAEYKRIAKLLHERRIDREHYIDEFVSGLRKAMKEENVRAEVYGRPKHIYSIWRKMQKKHLAFDELFDVRAVRIVAERLQDCYAALGIVHTHFRHLPDEFDDYVANPKPNGYQSIHTVVLGPGGKTVEIQIRTKQMHEDAELGVAAHWKYKEGTSGGARSGHEDRIAWLRKLIAWQEEMADSGEMLDEVRSQVFDDRVYVFTPKGDVVDLPAGSTPLDFAYHIHSDVGHRCIGAKIGGRIVPFTYQLQMGDQIEIITQKQPNPSRDWLNPNLGYVTTSRGRSKIHAWFRKQDRDKNILAGRQILDDELEHIGISLKEAEKFLLPRYNFNELDELLAAIGGGDIRLNQMVNFLQAQFNKPSAAEQDAAALKQLQQKTYAPQQRSKDNGRVVVEGVGNLMHHIARCCQPIPGDDIVGFITQGRGISIHRSDCDQLAELQSHAPERIVEAVWGESYSAGYSLVVRVTANDRSGLLRDITTILANEKVNVLGVASRSDTREQLATIDMTIEIYNLQVLGRVLGKLNQVPDVIDARRLHGG comes from the coding sequence ATGGTTGCGGTAAGAAGTGCACATCTTAATAAAGCTGGTGAGTTTGACCCTCAAAAATGGATCGCAAGTCTGGGGATTTCCAGCCAGCAGTCGTGTGAACGCTTAACCGAAACCTGGGCCTATTGTTTGCGCACCACGCAGGGGCATCCGGACGCTGATTTGCTGTTATGGCGCGGCGTGGAAATGGTGGAAATTTTGTCCATGCTGAACATGGACATCGAAACGCTACAGGCTGCGCTCTTATTCCCGCTGGCCGATGCGGATGTTGTCAGTGAAGATGTACTGCGTGAAAGCGTCGGTAAGCCCGTTGTCGCGCTTATTCACGGCGTGCGTGATATGGCGGCAATTCGCCAGCTTAAAGCCGCGCAGACAGACTCCGTCTCCTCAGAGCAGGTGGATAACGTTCGCCGTATGCTGCTGGCTATGGTGGATGATTTTCGCTGCGTGGTCATCAAGCTGGCCGAACGTATTGCTCACCTGCGTGAAGTGAAGGATGCGCCGGAAGACGAGCGCGTACTGGCCGCCAAAGAGTGTACAAATATTTATGCGCCGCTGGCGAACCGCTTAGGGATCGGTCAGCTTAAATGGGAGCTTGAGGACTACTGCTTCCGTTATCTCCATCCGGCGGAATACAAGCGCATTGCTAAACTGCTGCACGAGCGTCGCATCGATCGCGAGCACTATATCGATGAGTTTGTCAGCGGGTTACGCAAGGCGATGAAAGAAGAGAATGTGCGCGCCGAAGTGTATGGGCGTCCGAAGCACATCTACAGCATCTGGCGCAAAATGCAGAAGAAACATCTCGCTTTTGACGAGCTGTTCGATGTGCGAGCGGTGCGTATTGTGGCCGAGCGTTTGCAGGACTGCTATGCCGCGCTGGGGATAGTACACACTCACTTCCGCCACTTGCCGGATGAGTTCGATGACTATGTCGCGAACCCGAAACCTAACGGCTACCAGTCCATTCATACCGTTGTGCTTGGCCCTGGCGGCAAAACGGTTGAAATCCAGATCCGCACCAAACAGATGCATGAAGACGCCGAGCTGGGCGTAGCTGCGCACTGGAAATATAAAGAGGGGACCTCTGGCGGCGCGCGCTCCGGCCATGAAGATCGTATCGCCTGGCTGCGTAAGCTGATTGCGTGGCAGGAGGAGATGGCTGATTCCGGCGAAATGCTCGATGAAGTGCGCAGCCAGGTCTTTGATGACCGGGTGTACGTCTTTACACCAAAAGGCGATGTCGTCGACCTGCCGGCAGGTTCGACGCCGCTCGACTTCGCCTACCACATCCACAGTGATGTGGGGCACCGTTGCATCGGTGCGAAAATCGGCGGGCGTATTGTACCGTTTACCTATCAGTTGCAGATGGGCGATCAGATTGAAATCATCACTCAGAAGCAACCAAACCCGAGCCGTGACTGGCTTAACCCGAATCTGGGTTACGTCACGACCAGCCGTGGCCGCTCCAAAATTCACGCCTGGTTCCGTAAGCAGGATCGTGACAAAAACATTCTTGCCGGACGCCAGATCCTTGATGATGAGTTGGAGCATATCGGCATCAGCCTCAAAGAGGCGGAAAAATTCCTGCTGCCGCGCTACAACTTTAACGAACTGGATGAGCTGTTAGCGGCGATTGGCGGCGGTGATATCCGTCTGAACCAGATGGTCAACTTCCTGCAGGCGCAGTTTAACAAGCCAAGCGCAGCAGAGCAGGATGCCGCCGCGCTGAAGCAACTGCAGCAGAAAACCTATGCCCCGCAGCAGCGCAGCAAAGACAATGGCCGCGTGGTTGTCGAAGGGGTCGGTAATCTGATGCACCATATTGCCCGCTGCTGCCAGCCGATTCCGGGCGATGATATCGTGGGCTTTATCACGCAGGGGCGCGGGATTTCGATTCACCGGTCTGACTGCGACCAGCTTGCCGAGCTGCAATCTCATGCGCCGGAACGTATCGTGGAAGCCGTCTGGGGTGAAAGCTACTCTGCTGGCTACTCGCTGGTGGTGCGCGTCACCGCGAACGATCGCAGTGGCCTGCTACGTGATATCACCACCATTCTTGCCAACGAGAAGGTCAACGTGCTGGGTGTGGCCAGCCGCAGCGATACCCGCGAACAGCTTGCCACCATCGATATGACCATCGAAATCTATAACCTGCAGGTGCTGGGCCGCGTGCTTGGCAAACTGAACCAGGTGCCGGATGTGATTGACGCGCGTCGTCTGCACGGCGGTTAA
- the gudD gene encoding glucarate dehydratase: protein MSTFSTPVVTSMQIIPVAGHDSMLMNLSGAHAPFFTRNIVIIKDNAGHTGVGEIPGGEKIRKTLEDAIPLVVGKTLGEYKNVLSTVRSTFAERDAGGRGLQTFDLRTTIHVVTGIEAAMLDLLGQHLGVNVASLLGDGQQRSEVEMLGYLFFVGNRKLTPLPYQSQPDEHCDWYRVRHDEAMTPDAVVRLAEAAYEKYGFNDFKLKGGVLAGEEEAEAITALAKRFPQARVTLDPNGAWSLDEAIKIGKQLKGVLAYAEDPCGAEQGFSGREVMAEFRRATGLPTATNMIATDWRQMGHTLSLQSVDIPLADPHFWTMQGSVRVAQMCHEFGLTWGSHSNNHFDISLAMFTHVAAAAPGNITAIDTHWIWQEGNQRLTKQPFEIKGGMVQVPTTPGLGVELDMDQVMKAHELYLKHGLGARDDAMAMQYLIPNWTFDNKRPCMVR, encoded by the coding sequence ATGAGCACATTTTCTACCCCAGTAGTCACTTCCATGCAGATCATTCCGGTGGCGGGCCATGACAGCATGCTGATGAACCTGAGCGGCGCACATGCCCCATTTTTTACCCGCAATATCGTGATCATTAAAGACAACGCCGGACATACCGGCGTCGGGGAAATTCCAGGCGGAGAGAAGATCCGTAAGACGCTGGAAGATGCCATTCCGCTGGTCGTGGGTAAAACCCTCGGCGAATACAAAAATGTTCTGAGCACCGTGCGCAGCACTTTTGCAGAGCGTGATGCGGGCGGGCGCGGTCTGCAGACTTTCGATCTGCGTACCACTATTCATGTGGTGACCGGCATCGAAGCCGCGATGCTGGATCTGCTGGGCCAACACCTGGGTGTTAATGTCGCCTCACTGCTGGGGGATGGTCAGCAGCGTAGTGAAGTGGAAATGCTCGGTTACCTGTTCTTTGTCGGCAACCGCAAACTGACGCCGCTGCCTTACCAGAGCCAGCCTGATGAACACTGCGACTGGTATCGCGTTCGTCATGATGAAGCGATGACCCCGGATGCCGTGGTGCGTCTGGCAGAAGCTGCTTACGAAAAATACGGTTTCAATGATTTCAAACTGAAGGGGGGCGTGCTGGCAGGCGAGGAAGAAGCGGAGGCAATTACCGCGCTGGCAAAACGTTTCCCGCAGGCGCGCGTAACGCTGGACCCGAACGGTGCCTGGTCGCTTGATGAAGCGATCAAAATCGGTAAGCAGTTGAAGGGGGTACTGGCCTACGCGGAAGATCCGTGCGGGGCTGAGCAAGGTTTCTCCGGGCGTGAAGTGATGGCGGAGTTCCGCCGTGCCACCGGGTTACCCACCGCCACCAACATGATTGCCACCGACTGGCGACAGATGGGGCATACTTTGTCTCTTCAGTCTGTCGACATTCCGCTGGCTGACCCGCACTTCTGGACGATGCAGGGTTCGGTTCGCGTGGCGCAGATGTGCCATGAGTTCGGCCTGACCTGGGGCTCACATTCCAATAACCACTTCGACATCTCTCTGGCGATGTTCACCCACGTGGCAGCCGCCGCGCCGGGCAATATTACGGCTATCGATACCCACTGGATCTGGCAGGAAGGCAACCAGCGCCTGACCAAACAGCCGTTTGAGATCAAAGGTGGCATGGTGCAGGTGCCGACGACGCCAGGCCTTGGCGTTGAGCTGGACATGGATCAGGTGATGAAAGCCCATGAGCTGTACCTGAAACACGGACTGGGGGCGCGCGACGATGCAATGGCAATGCAGTACCTGATCCCGAACTGGACATTCGACAATAAGCGTCCATGCATGGTACGATAA